The following are from one region of the Periophthalmus magnuspinnatus isolate fPerMag1 chromosome 5, fPerMag1.2.pri, whole genome shotgun sequence genome:
- the LOC117370636 gene encoding probable N-acetyltransferase CML1, giving the protein MQLLVRRFCPSDRDRVCDLFSLGIKEHIGPCFYNAMSSRLHLTITSTLFAAGYCLGSWLGAVLLPGLWVSVVFYCCHEIYAGYVRNRLQTDMRDIPGSFMSRPGDCFWVAEAEVEGRAQILGTVAVVEKEDGGQRFGELFRMIIAPSCRRMGLGRRLTQTVVDFCKDRGFSKVVLETSSTQAAAVALYEKMGFKLILTHKRTEAGVWITHVSQITILKMEKYI; this is encoded by the coding sequence ATGCAGCTGCTCGTCCGTCGCTTTTGTCcctcagacagagacagagtgtGTGACCTGTTCAGTTTGGGGATTAAGGAGCACATCGGTCCATGTTTCTACAACGCCATGAGCAGCCGTCTCCACCTCACCATCACCTCCACCCTGTTTGCCGCTGGATACTGCCTTGGATCGTGGTTGGGGGCTGTTCTTTTACCGGGGCTGTGGGTCAGTGTCGTTTTCTACTGCTGCCACGAGATCTATGCAGGCTACGTGAGAAACAGACTCCAGACCGACATGAGGGACATTCCCGGGAGCTTCATGAGCAGGCCTGGAGACTGCTTCTGGGTGGCTGAAGCCGAGGTGGAGGGTCGTGCTCAGATCCTGGGGACCGTGGCCGTGGTGGAGAAAGAAGACGGTGGACAGAGGTTTGGTGAACTGTTCAGGATGATCATCGCTCCTTCGTGCAGGCGCATGGGCCTGGGCCGCAGACTCACACAGACTGTGGTGGACTTCTGTAAAGACAGAGGCTTCTCTAAGGTGGTGCTGGAGACCAGCTCCACCCAGGCTGCAGCTGTGGCTCTGTATGAAAAAATGGGCTTTAAATTAATCCTTACACATAAAAGAACAGAGGCAGGAGTCTGGATCACACACGTCTCTCAAATCACAATCCTGAAAATGgagaaatatatataa
- the LOC129456281 gene encoding uncharacterized protein LOC129456281 → MKAVCAVLCLGLLSVCRAAPLTCDQLLTTQDQELDFAGRWYLHAMSTDSCAFSHLMHTLMKPSIMVDAVRSETAQTFEVVTTFKIQSFCMNDTEAYSFDKTSLTYTSFPHKYHLLPSSCSDCTVLKTEGLTKIILLYSRKPSVDAADLKEFETQASCLGLPQPKQFDNDYEMSNCKDIEEDEPTSEEGDVFIKRAEDFLRELIQCFVRYVYSLIKPGGSEVEA, encoded by the exons ATGAAGGCCGTGTGTGCAGTGCTGTGTTTGGGTTTGCTCTCAGTCTGCAGAGCTGCTCCTCTCACCTGTGACCAGCTCCTCACGACACAAGACCAGGAGCTCGAT tttgcAGGGAGATGGTATTTGCACGCCATGTCCACAGATTCATGTGCGTTTTCACATTTAATGCACACTCTCATGAAGCCCAGTATCATGGTGGACGCCGTTCGTTCTGAGACTGCTCAGACTTTTGAAGTGGTtactacatttaaaat ACAGTCATTTTGTATGAATGACACGGAAGCGTATTCATTTGATAAGACCTCACTGACTTACACGAGTTTCC CTCACAAGTATCACTTACTGCCCAGCAGCTGCTCGGACTGTACTGTCCTGAAGACTGAAGGACTCACCAAAATCATTTTACTCTACA GTCGGAAGCCGAGCGTCGACGCTGCCGACCTCAAGGAGTTTGAGACACAAGCTTCATGTCTGGGTTTACCACAGCCTAAACAGTTTGACAACGACTACG AGATGTCAAACTGTAAGGACATAGAGGAAGACGAGCCCACGTCAGAAGAAGGTGACGTTTTCATCAAAAGAGCCGAGGACTTTCTGCGAGAGCTGATCCAGTGCTTCGTCCGCTACGTTTACTCTTTGATTAAACCAGG TGGCTCTGAGGTTGAagcgtga
- the LOC117370796 gene encoding probable N-acetyltransferase CML5 yields MKLVIREFRPSDEASVCDLFSLGIKEHIGPCFYNAMSSRLHLTITSTLFAAGYCLGSWLGAVLLPGLWVSVVFYCCHEIYAGYVRNRLQTDMRDIPGSFMSRPGDCFWVAEAEVEGRAQILGTVAVVEKEDGGQRFGELFRMIIAPSCRRMGLGRRLTQTVVDFCKDRGFSKVVLETSSTQAAAVALYETVGFSLVTTKRRAEAPLFLPLMARVSVLRMEKHVELHL; encoded by the coding sequence ATGAAGCTGGTGATTCGTGAGTTCCGACCGTCAGACGAGGCCTCGGTGTGTGACCTGTTCAGTTTGGGGATTAAGGAGCACATCGGTCCATGTTTCTACAACGCCATGAGCAGCCGTCTCCACCTCACCATCACCTCCACCCTGTTTGCTGCTGGATACTGCCTTGGATCGTGGTTGGGGGCTGTTCTTTTACCGGGGCTGTGGGTCAGTGTCGTTTTCTACTGCTGCCACGAGATCTATGCAGGCTACGTGAGAAACAGACTCCAGACCGACATGAGGGACATTCCCGGGAGCTTCATGAGCAGGCCTGGAGACTGCTTCTGGGTGGCTGAAGCCGAGGTGGAGGGTCGTGCTCAGATCCTGGGGACCGTGGCCGTGGTGGAGAAAGAAGACGGTGGACAGAGGTTTGGTGAACTGTTCAGGATGATCATCGCTCCTTCGTGCAGGCGCATGGGCCTGGGCCGCAGACTCACACAGACTGTGGTGGACTTCTGTAAAGACAGAGGCTTCTCTAAGGTGGTGCTGGAGACCAGCTCCACCCAGGCTGCAGCTGTGGCTCTGTATGAGACGGTGGGCTTCAGTCTGGTCACTAcaaagagaagagcagaggctCCACTGTTTCTGCCTCTGATGGCCAGAGTCTCAGTGTTAAGAATGGAAAAACATGTAGAGCTTCACCTTTGA
- the LOC117370634 gene encoding adenosine receptor A3-like, producing the protein MEPGQVVYAVMEVLIGVCCCVGNVLVMVAMWCSGSLQQEPTYCLLFSLCVADALVGVVSVPLSVMVDGHLFTSFGLCLFFGCVLLLLTLGSVLCLTAIAVDRYLRVSIPIRYKTTVTQRRSWLVVAGCWLVAFPLSFAPMWGWYNEETLTRSNSSIICCRFQDVIPMSYLIYFYLFFCHVIPLLLMTVLYFAIFNTIRDRLKVKPGDVLKLSQKHMKKEKQLACSLLFVLFLFVVCYLPLHVMNTVVHFGSPPFVPAEAFHVGILLSHANSAVNPLVYALKIPKIKRACVHLWSKRMSRKAEIQSTDVQSSQSLENNATSNVTIVQQDICAK; encoded by the exons ATGGAGCCGGGTCAGGTGGTGTACGCTGTGATGGAGGTTCTGATcggtgtgtgttgttgtgtggggAACGTGCTGGTGATGGTGGCGATGTGGTGCAGTGGGAGTCTGCAGCAGGAGCCCACGTACTGCCTGCTGTTTTCCCTGTGTGTGGCAGACGCTCTGGTGGGGGTCGTGTCCGTCCCTCTGTCCGTGATGGTGGACGGACACCTCTTCACCTCCTTCGGCCTGTGTCTGTTTTTCGGctgtgtcctcctgctcctcactctgGGCTCCGTGCTCTGCCTCACGGCCATCGCAGTGGACAGGTACCTCAGGGTCTCCATCCCCATCAG GTACAAGACCACAGTGACTCAGAGGCGCTCCTGGTTGGTGGTCGCCGGATGCTGGTTGGTTGCGTTTCCTCTCAGTTTCGCGCCGATGTGGGGCTGGTACAACGAGGAAACCCTAACCCGCTCAAACAGCTCCATTATCTGCTGTCGCTTCCAGGACGTCATCCCCATGTCTTACCTCATCTACTTCTACCTCTTCTTCTGTCACGTTATTCCTCTGTTACTCATGACTGTTTTGTACTTCGCCATTTTTAACACCATCAGAGACCGACTGAAGGTAAAACCGGGCGACGTCCTGAAGCTGTCTCAGAAACACATGAAGAAAGAGAAGCAGCTGGCGTGTTCTCTCCTCTTTGTTCTCTTTCTGTTTGTCGTGTGTTATTTGCCTTTGCACGTCATGAACACCGTCGTGCACTTTGGCTCACCGCCGTTTGTTCCAGCAGAGGCTTTTCACGTGGGCATCCTACTTTCACACGCTAATTCCGCCGTAAACCCGCTGGTCTACGCcttaaaaatacccaaaataaAGAGAGCGTGCGTGCATCTGTGGAGCAAGAGAATGTCACGTAAAGCAGAGATTCAGTCCACAGACGTTCAGAGCAGTCAGAGTTTGGAGAACAACGCCACGAGTAACGTCACGATCGTGCAACAAGACATTTGTGCAAAGTGA